The Candidatus Cloacimonadota bacterium genome includes the window ATTTCGTATCCGTTTAAATTTTTTATTTGACATTAAATCAGCTAAAAAACTTATGGCTTCGTGATCTAATAATAAATTATTTCACAAGGAATTTTTCCTTTTATAAAGGATTTGTTCCAAAAAAAATAGGAGTAGAAGTATGGCTGAAGGTACAGTAAAGTGGTTTAACGAAAAAAAAGGTTTCGGATTCATTTCTTGTGAAGACGGAAAAGATTATTTCGTTCATCACTCAAGTATTGAGGGTGATGGTTTTAAATCACTTGCAGAAGGTGCAAAAGTACAGTTTGAAGTTGAAACAACTGACAAAGGTCCAAGGGCTGTCAAAGTTTCTTTAATATAACGTATTTGTACATCTTAAAAAAGAAGCTCGATCAATTTTGATCGAGCTTTTTTTATGGGTGCTATTCTGAAATTGATATCCTTTTTTACTAATCTAATATTTTTTTAATTTCATTTAATAATTTGGGAATGTGATTTTTTTCATAATTGCCCAAATAATCTCATCATCGATGTTGTTGTAAGCATGAATAATTCTATTTCGTAAAGCAATTATCTGTTTACTATTAGGTAATTCCTTATTCTCAATTTTTCTATAATTATTAACTGCTTCTCCAATAATCCCAAGTTGCCGTTCAACAGCACATTTAGTTTTCATATCTTGTTGATATTCATAAAAATTGTTTGTTTGAACAAAATCTTCTTTCAAAGATATTGCATGTTTTATATCGAATAAATATTTCCTTGAATCAGGCTTCATATATTAACTCTTTTGTTTGATCAATTCCGTTCTGCAAATATGGATTTCTTACTTTAATTTTTGAAAGCAGATCTACTTTTCTCTGAAATAACAACTCAAATTTTTCCCATAAACCCATTAAAGTCTCACCTTTTTTTAGAGGATCCATTGGTTTCAATTCCACGATCAGATCAATGTCACTTTCGTGTTCATTAAATGTGTTTGTTGATGAAGAACCGAAAATATAAAGTTTTTTTATATTATAATCTTCACAGATCAGTTGAATTTTTTCTAATCTTTGTTTAATATATTTATGCATTTCTTATCCCTACATATGATAAGGAAATAAAATTGTTTAAAATAATCAAGTATAAAACTATAAAATTTCCTAATTCATATAAATTTCTATCCATAATATTCAGGTATTCTATCCGTGATCACATTATTCCATTCTGTAATATTTTTATTATCAGCGAATTGAGGTACAATTTCTGTGATAAAAATCGTTTCTTCATCTTCGTTAAGCCTTTTTAAGAGCTCGCCTTTATTGGAAACAACCTGACTCATTCCCGTGAAATGTAATTCTTTTTCTCCATTCTTTTCCAATCCGGTTCGATTCGTCGTGATCGTGAAAACCTGGTTTTCGATGGAACGGGTGATCATTGCCTGCTGGCAAAACGGAAGAACCAGATTAGAAGGATGAGCGATTATTTGAGCATCTTTAAGTGATAAAGAACGAGCTGCTTCCGGGAAAATCCAATCAAAACAGACCATCAAACCGAGTTTAATCCCATTTTTCGCGTTGAACACATTAAATCCCAAATTTCCAACCTCAAACCATTTCTTCTCCTCACAAAAAAGATGGATCTTTCGATATACAAAAATATTCCCATCAGGATTGATCAGCATACAGGAATTGAATAATTTTCCATCATCAATTTCAGCAAATCCAACTACATAGCTGCAGTTATTATCAGAAGCCAATTCCCTGAATAATTTTCCGGTCGGACCGTTTTCAGCTGATTCACTGACCTTCTTAACTTCTTCGATCCTGTTGAAAACATATCCGCAAGTTGCCAGTTCTGGAAGAACGATCAGGTCTGCTTTTATTCCTGATAACATTTTTTCCATTTTTTTTAGATTATGTTCTATATCAAACAACTTTGGTTGGAACTGACAAACACCGATTTTATACTTCTGATCTTTCATAGAAAACTCCTAAATTTTTTGTTAAATTTTATTTCAATTTGAAACTGTCAAATGAAATGAAGATAAATAATCTCTGATGAAAAGGAGCAATATTCATAATGATTGTTTTTTTGAACTTAACTCCATCTCTCAAATGCCGGATAAAGTCAAGTCTCTTTATGTTCTTTACATTTATTTTGCTTTATTAGCAACCACAAAAACTTTTATTTTACAAAAAAACAATGAAATAATTTATGAACTCATGGCTTTAAAAAATGAATTAAGAAATCAGGGAGACTGGCTTTTTAAACATCGCAGTTATCTTCCGCTCCTGCTTTTACCGTTGGTTATTCTGGGAGTTCTGACCGGCAGTTTCTTACCGGAAAATAGATTAGTTGAAATGATTTTCACCAAATTCTGCCTGCTGGTTTCCTTTCTTGGACTTGCAGTCAGGATCATAACGATCGGGCATGTTCCGAGAAGGACTTCGGGCAGGAATACTCAAAATCAAATCGCAGATTCTTTGAATACAACCGGAATTTATTCAGTTGTTCGGCATCCTCTTTATCTCGGGAATTTCCTGATGTGGCTGGGGATTATTTTATTCGTGCAATCCTGGTGGCTACTCTTTATTTTCTGTCTTCTTTATTGGATCTATTATGAGAGAATTATGTATGCGGAAGAATCATTTTTGCAAGAGAAGTTCGGAGAAGATTATTTTAACTGGTCAGAAAAAACTCCACCCTTTTTCCCGAATTTCAGAAAATGGAAAA containing:
- a CDS encoding DUF1295 domain-containing protein, with the protein product MKRSNIHNDCFFELNSISQMPDKVKSLYVLYIYFALLATTKTFILQKNNEIIYELMALKNELRNQGDWLFKHRSYLPLLLLPLVILGVLTGSFLPENRLVEMIFTKFCLLVSFLGLAVRIITIGHVPRRTSGRNTQNQIADSLNTTGIYSVVRHPLYLGNFLMWLGIILFVQSWWLLFIFCLLYWIYYERIMYAEESFLQEKFGEDYFNWSEKTPPFFPNFRKWKKSELDFSLRKVLRMEYSGFFGMICCFVFLHIFRNFIETGRFEVSNCWLGIFIFSLLAYLVLRFLKKKTKVLNVAGR
- a CDS encoding beta-ureidopropionase, whose translation is MKDQKYKIGVCQFQPKLFDIEHNLKKMEKMLSGIKADLIVLPELATCGYVFNRIEEVKKVSESAENGPTGKLFRELASDNNCSYVVGFAEIDDGKLFNSCMLINPDGNIFVYRKIHLFCEEKKWFEVGNLGFNVFNAKNGIKLGLMVCFDWIFPEAARSLSLKDAQIIAHPSNLVLPFCQQAMITRSIENQVFTITTNRTGLEKNGEKELHFTGMSQVVSNKGELLKRLNEDEETIFITEIVPQFADNKNITEWNNVITDRIPEYYG
- a CDS encoding nucleotidyltransferase domain-containing protein, producing MHKYIKQRLEKIQLICEDYNIKKLYIFGSSSTNTFNEHESDIDLIVELKPMDPLKKGETLMGLWEKFELLFQRKVDLLSKIKVRNPYLQNGIDQTKELIYEA
- a CDS encoding cold-shock protein, whose protein sequence is MAEGTVKWFNEKKGFGFISCEDGKDYFVHHSSIEGDGFKSLAEGAKVQFEVETTDKGPRAVKVSLI